A window of the Schlesneria paludicola DSM 18645 genome harbors these coding sequences:
- a CDS encoding MFS transporter has protein sequence MVNGPTFQPVKHDPYEAFRYASFRRFAVSYVLAVVGSQVLSATVQWDVYQQTKDAFVIGLVGLINAIPVILFALPAGHIADRFSRKRVLLVTQVPLALCPAALAVLRAWNPEGLSLVVTLSLLGINATALTFARPARSSIVPNLVPRVAFSNAFAWMSSLFETAAWVGPAVSGLLIVFDVAWSYLMSALCLAVCFAITLFLPRDEPAEATKHEWGWGSLSAGLRFVLDSPLLLAAMTLDLLAVLLGGATYLLPVFAERLGVQSIGYGWMRAAPALGAFMMAVLQAHRTPTMRAGRTLLWSVAAFGAATIVFGLSQDFWLSLVMLFIIGASDNISVVIRQTLVQSLTPDTMRGRVSAVNQVFIGASNELGGLESGVTAKLFGPIASVVGGGIGTILVVVGVAKKWPQIRQLRSLKELHAAVEAKSEHDADVVE, from the coding sequence ATGGTGAATGGGCCAACGTTCCAGCCAGTGAAACATGATCCGTATGAAGCTTTTCGGTATGCGTCGTTTCGACGCTTTGCAGTGAGCTACGTACTTGCCGTGGTTGGCAGCCAGGTCTTGTCCGCAACCGTGCAATGGGATGTCTATCAGCAAACCAAGGATGCGTTCGTCATCGGACTGGTCGGGCTGATCAACGCAATTCCCGTGATTCTGTTTGCGCTTCCGGCCGGGCACATTGCGGATCGGTTCAGCCGAAAACGGGTTCTGCTAGTCACACAGGTTCCCTTGGCGCTCTGTCCCGCGGCGCTGGCCGTGCTGCGGGCGTGGAATCCCGAAGGGTTGTCGCTAGTGGTGACGCTGTCGCTACTTGGCATCAATGCGACGGCACTGACATTCGCGAGGCCCGCCAGGTCGTCGATCGTGCCGAATCTTGTTCCCCGAGTCGCATTTTCAAACGCATTTGCCTGGATGAGCAGCCTGTTCGAGACGGCAGCGTGGGTTGGCCCGGCCGTGTCGGGGCTATTGATCGTCTTCGACGTGGCCTGGTCGTATCTGATGTCGGCGCTGTGTTTGGCTGTTTGTTTTGCAATCACTCTGTTTCTGCCGCGGGACGAACCCGCTGAAGCCACAAAGCATGAGTGGGGATGGGGCTCATTGTCGGCTGGACTACGGTTCGTGCTTGATTCGCCGTTGCTGCTCGCCGCGATGACGCTGGATCTCTTGGCTGTGCTGCTGGGAGGTGCTACTTATTTGTTGCCGGTATTCGCAGAACGGCTCGGCGTGCAATCGATTGGCTACGGCTGGATGCGCGCTGCACCAGCGCTGGGGGCATTCATGATGGCGGTCCTTCAGGCACATCGAACCCCCACGATGCGCGCTGGCCGAACGCTGCTATGGTCTGTCGCCGCCTTTGGTGCCGCGACGATCGTCTTTGGCCTGTCACAAGACTTCTGGTTAAGTCTCGTGATGCTGTTCATCATCGGCGCCAGCGACAACATCAGCGTGGTCATCCGGCAGACGTTGGTCCAATCATTGACTCCAGACACCATGCGTGGTCGCGTTTCGGCAGTGAATCAGGTCTTCATCGGCGCGAGCAACGAACTCGGGGGACTAGAATCTGGCGTCACCGCGAAACTCTTCGGCCCCATCGCGTCTGTCGTGGGCGGCGGTATCGGCACCATCCTGGTCGTCGTTGGCGTTGCCAAGAAATGGCCCCAAATCCGCCAGCTCCGTTCTTTGAAAGAACTGCATGCTGCCGTTGAGGCAAAATCCGAACACGATGCCGACGTCGTCGAATGA
- a CDS encoding protein adenylyltransferase SelO: protein MIWKRHGRNGIVNRNSVVAEQNPVGWRFDNTYAQLPDVFFAPAKPVTVSSPRVVILNHRLAEELGLELNSISQEAAAALFAGQDLPSGSRPIAQAYAGHQFGNFTMLGDGRAILLGEHRSRSGQLVDIQLKGAGQTSYSRRGDGRAALGPMLREYIISEAMFALGIPTTRSLAVVTTGEPVYRETKLPGAILTRVAASHIRVGTFEYTAATQNETNLRILADYTIHRHYPELANSPSRYSDFLRAVVDRQAALIAQWLLVGFIHGVMNTDNMAISGESIDYGPCAFMNAYLPETVFSSIDRSGRYAYGNQPAIAQWNLTRFAETLIPLIAPEQEQAIAIATEILNEYPALFEQYRLAGMRTKLGLQNAETGDLELAQSLLRWMQKVGADFTKTFRDLSETALPIGDRYEDPDFQEWQSQWQHRLSRENRSNDVARAAMRGVNPAIIPRNHRVEEALAAVQDHNDLSVLQQLLAALASPYESRPDFERYQEAPSDDGGYRTFCGT, encoded by the coding sequence ATGATTTGGAAGCGTCACGGGAGGAACGGGATTGTGAATAGGAATTCAGTGGTTGCCGAACAGAATCCCGTGGGCTGGCGGTTCGACAACACGTACGCGCAACTGCCTGACGTTTTTTTCGCGCCGGCCAAACCGGTCACCGTCAGTTCGCCTCGCGTCGTGATTCTCAATCATCGATTGGCAGAGGAACTCGGCCTCGAACTCAATTCGATTTCACAGGAAGCCGCGGCGGCACTGTTCGCAGGCCAGGATCTGCCCAGCGGGTCACGACCGATTGCTCAGGCCTATGCGGGGCATCAATTTGGCAATTTCACGATGCTCGGTGATGGCCGCGCCATCCTGCTGGGCGAACACCGCTCGCGGTCTGGTCAACTCGTCGATATTCAGTTGAAGGGAGCCGGACAGACATCTTATTCCAGACGCGGCGATGGCCGTGCCGCTCTGGGACCGATGCTCCGTGAGTACATCATCAGCGAGGCAATGTTCGCACTCGGGATTCCGACCACCCGAAGTCTCGCCGTCGTCACGACGGGCGAACCTGTCTACCGTGAAACGAAGCTGCCAGGAGCGATCCTGACTCGCGTCGCCGCCAGTCACATTCGAGTCGGCACATTCGAGTACACGGCAGCCACTCAGAATGAGACGAATCTGCGAATCCTGGCAGACTACACAATCCACCGTCATTACCCGGAACTGGCAAACTCGCCAAGTCGGTATTCGGATTTCTTACGTGCGGTCGTGGACCGCCAGGCCGCACTCATCGCCCAATGGTTACTTGTCGGCTTCATCCATGGCGTGATGAATACCGACAACATGGCGATTTCCGGCGAGTCGATTGATTATGGCCCGTGTGCCTTCATGAACGCCTACCTTCCTGAAACGGTTTTCAGTTCGATCGACCGCTCCGGCCGGTACGCCTACGGGAATCAACCCGCGATTGCACAGTGGAATTTGACGCGTTTCGCTGAGACGCTGATACCACTCATCGCTCCAGAGCAGGAGCAGGCCATTGCCATTGCGACGGAGATCCTCAACGAATATCCGGCCTTGTTTGAACAATACAGACTGGCCGGGATGCGGACAAAGCTGGGACTTCAGAATGCCGAGACGGGGGATCTCGAGCTAGCTCAGTCCCTGCTTCGCTGGATGCAGAAAGTCGGTGCGGATTTCACAAAAACATTCCGCGATCTTTCAGAGACAGCATTGCCAATCGGAGACCGCTACGAAGATCCTGACTTCCAGGAATGGCAGTCTCAATGGCAGCATCGGCTCAGCCGCGAGAACCGGTCGAACGACGTCGCCCGCGCCGCGATGAGGGGCGTCAATCCCGCGATCATTCCTCGGAATCATCGAGTCGAAGAAGCACTCGCCGCCGTACAAGACCATAACGACCTATCGGTGCTGCAGCAACTGCTGGCCGCGTTGGCATCGCCCTATGAATCCCGCCCCGATTTCGAACGGTATCAAGAGGCTCCATCTGACGATGGCGGCTACCGAACATTCTGCGGCACATAG
- a CDS encoding PF20097 family protein, which produces MSQSALSCPKCQDEMIQGYVLDYTYGAVLVSQWAEGQPQNSWRGTLKVPMKESTSFLPSMKYRTIPVATFRCQSCGFLESYAREEFAAK; this is translated from the coding sequence ATGAGCCAGTCCGCATTGTCATGCCCCAAGTGCCAAGATGAAATGATTCAGGGATACGTACTGGACTACACCTATGGGGCGGTCCTGGTTTCGCAGTGGGCTGAAGGACAACCGCAAAATTCTTGGAGAGGAACACTCAAAGTCCCCATGAAAGAGTCGACGTCGTTCTTGCCAAGCATGAAATACCGCACGATTCCCGTGGCCACATTCCGTTGTCAGTCCTGTGGCTTCCTTGAATCGTATGCTCGCGAGGAATTCGCCGCGAAGTGA
- a CDS encoding RNA polymerase sigma factor, with amino-acid sequence MEKSGLTLESIDPPSGESEATTDQLLKAFVERRDQTAFEQLTRRFGPFVFGVCQRILSNHHDAEDIFQSTFMSLARHAGEIRHGETLAIWLHRVAYRTALRAKSKVDARVQKELRMSEIPEPSTTEKNLWGDLEPILDQELDKLPEIYRLPVLLCDIAGMTQREAANQLNCPEATISTRLMRARKLLANRLTRQGLVFSSATLTVLLSQNAASAALPTSLIASTLTAASTVNPVAVTTMGNVFAQFKALFSSVGQSFAVGKAAIIGVAATTALAAGITTQFPADNTQPESASKKLVAPFEEVAATYRKNYAAIKSLQLVTKSDSEVLTDPEVYYTAFKDADSLIKLEGDRTTLVIDADKVMLNRQRKGKTFNGVMNQLHQKHPGLYPLSERITIPTYREITEQLPETPTETRESVRVFNGDVLLDNSRGGRMNFSAEDRSLRPQHNIQKPSHLKTQEFFYEGNFNYLDLMLYGITGAKVPLDHLQRAKFRLPDLLATGKWQVVANHELLDGADCLVIKSSDKNQFWLDRNAGFAVRRWTTASPIQSDREYHDLRQVAASFWMPQSITITWFGNDSAPRELRGKPTLRQRYEVVSCEINQPVPQSSFQLVPKPGVIVCDLTMQPLDANGNPMEVGSNEEGMYFGRYIYPDDSKQLPEVLKMAAIEFGSLLSGTRKLKAPSTTGVAGAIGRAAVAGSESPIQTRRVIANPISWFIAANALFLLVVAGYFIYRRRLS; translated from the coding sequence ATGGAAAAGTCGGGACTGACACTGGAAAGCATCGATCCGCCTTCTGGCGAATCCGAAGCGACGACCGACCAACTGCTAAAGGCCTTCGTCGAACGTCGAGATCAGACGGCCTTTGAACAGCTGACTCGGCGCTTCGGGCCATTCGTATTCGGGGTCTGCCAGCGAATTCTTTCAAACCATCACGACGCCGAAGATATCTTTCAGTCGACGTTTATGTCACTCGCCCGCCACGCCGGGGAGATCCGACATGGAGAAACGCTCGCCATCTGGTTACATCGCGTCGCTTATCGCACGGCACTCAGGGCAAAGTCAAAGGTCGATGCCCGAGTACAAAAGGAACTACGAATGTCCGAGATTCCTGAACCGTCGACCACCGAAAAGAACCTTTGGGGCGATCTTGAACCGATTCTGGATCAAGAATTGGACAAACTGCCTGAGATTTACCGTCTGCCCGTCCTGCTGTGTGACATTGCTGGGATGACGCAACGTGAAGCCGCCAATCAACTCAATTGTCCCGAGGCAACGATCTCGACTCGATTAATGCGCGCTCGAAAACTGTTGGCCAACCGTCTTACTCGACAAGGTCTGGTGTTTTCGTCGGCAACACTCACCGTGTTGCTGTCACAGAATGCCGCCTCGGCCGCCCTGCCGACGTCGTTGATTGCATCGACGTTGACTGCGGCTTCGACCGTCAATCCCGTTGCGGTTACCACGATGGGCAACGTGTTTGCACAATTCAAAGCACTATTCAGTTCGGTCGGCCAATCGTTTGCCGTTGGCAAAGCGGCGATCATTGGCGTCGCCGCGACCACGGCACTTGCAGCCGGCATCACCACTCAGTTTCCGGCCGACAACACGCAGCCCGAGTCGGCTTCGAAAAAGTTGGTCGCACCTTTCGAAGAAGTTGCGGCCACGTATCGCAAAAACTACGCCGCCATCAAGTCGCTGCAGCTGGTCACAAAGTCCGATTCCGAGGTTTTGACTGATCCGGAAGTTTATTACACAGCTTTCAAGGACGCCGACAGTCTGATCAAGCTTGAGGGCGACCGCACGACGCTGGTCATTGATGCAGACAAAGTCATGCTGAACCGTCAGCGGAAAGGAAAGACTTTCAACGGAGTCATGAACCAACTCCACCAAAAACATCCTGGACTGTATCCCCTGTCGGAACGAATCACGATCCCGACGTATCGAGAGATCACCGAACAGCTTCCCGAGACACCGACGGAAACTCGCGAGTCGGTTCGAGTTTTCAACGGAGACGTTTTGCTGGATAACAGCCGTGGAGGACGCATGAACTTCAGCGCGGAAGATCGTTCGTTAAGGCCACAGCACAATATCCAGAAGCCATCTCACCTCAAAACGCAGGAATTTTTTTATGAGGGGAACTTTAACTATCTCGATCTGATGCTCTATGGCATCACCGGAGCCAAGGTTCCCCTCGACCACCTGCAACGAGCGAAATTCCGGCTGCCCGACTTGTTGGCAACTGGAAAGTGGCAGGTTGTCGCGAACCATGAGCTTCTGGATGGCGCTGACTGCCTGGTCATCAAGTCGTCAGACAAAAATCAATTCTGGCTCGACCGTAATGCCGGTTTCGCAGTTCGTCGCTGGACGACGGCCAGTCCAATTCAGTCTGATCGAGAGTATCACGATCTGCGTCAAGTCGCTGCCAGCTTCTGGATGCCGCAATCCATCACGATCACCTGGTTTGGGAACGATTCCGCGCCGAGAGAACTTCGAGGCAAGCCAACGCTTCGACAACGATACGAGGTCGTCTCCTGCGAAATCAACCAACCAGTCCCTCAATCGTCATTTCAATTGGTGCCGAAGCCCGGCGTCATTGTTTGCGATCTGACGATGCAGCCACTCGATGCCAACGGCAATCCGATGGAGGTCGGTTCGAATGAGGAGGGAATGTACTTTGGCCGCTATATTTATCCCGATGATTCGAAGCAGCTTCCGGAAGTTCTGAAGATGGCGGCGATCGAATTCGGATCTCTCCTATCCGGTACCCGAAAACTCAAGGCGCCGTCCACCACTGGAGTGGC
- a CDS encoding SEC-C metal-binding domain-containing protein, with the protein MAIEQLEVKPRVETYPGTEPYAPCPCQSGRKYKFCCNSRRR; encoded by the coding sequence ATTGCTATAGAACAACTTGAAGTCAAACCGCGTGTCGAGACTTACCCTGGAACGGAACCTTACGCACCGTGCCCGTGTCAGAGCGGTCGGAAGTATAAGTTTTGCTGCAACTCAAGACGCCGCTGA
- a CDS encoding ankyrin repeat domain-containing protein: protein MTNRLRRARADARLTADMEPASSRVTPLHVACASDWKSHGHDRMAVQAQAAMTLAEHGADLNALACYRGIGDATPLFCACWSSESLMLVRWLLDHGAAATDACLPAALGHLQRHGRGAYDVAEALVSHGLAIDHGVGTGRTLLQAFANQGDHRTVAWLIGHGADVNAHSSSGRTAIHYAAERNTVPKTLALLVEAGADLLARDADGRTAQEIAELNGKPRLVEWIGTRLHANRR, encoded by the coding sequence ATGACGAATAGGCTGAGGCGAGCTCGCGCAGACGCACGCCTCACCGCGGATATGGAACCGGCCAGCAGTCGAGTGACCCCGCTGCACGTCGCGTGTGCATCCGACTGGAAATCTCATGGGCACGATCGAATGGCAGTTCAGGCGCAAGCGGCAATGACTCTCGCCGAACATGGTGCCGATTTGAATGCGCTTGCGTGTTATCGAGGTATTGGTGACGCGACGCCTCTGTTCTGCGCGTGCTGGTCTTCTGAAAGCCTTATGCTTGTCCGCTGGCTCCTGGATCACGGAGCCGCAGCCACAGATGCGTGTCTCCCGGCCGCGCTGGGCCATCTTCAACGTCACGGCCGAGGGGCGTATGATGTCGCCGAAGCGCTCGTATCCCACGGCCTTGCAATCGATCATGGAGTTGGCACAGGACGCACTCTTCTGCAAGCATTCGCAAATCAAGGCGATCATCGTACTGTGGCGTGGTTAATCGGGCACGGTGCAGATGTTAATGCGCACAGTTCCAGTGGGCGAACGGCCATCCATTATGCGGCCGAGAGAAACACGGTGCCGAAGACTCTGGCACTGCTTGTTGAAGCGGGAGCTGACCTGTTGGCCCGCGACGCAGACGGACGCACGGCCCAAGAGATCGCCGAGCTTAATGGGAAGCCTCGCCTCGTTGAGTGGATTGGGACGCGGCTTCACGCGAATCGTCGGTGA
- a CDS encoding POTRA domain-containing protein yields MVSLQLFRVAYRLRAFAFIVAIGTQSWALADQPATDFDRDVGKIEFIGNTVFSADELRQALLDDPQVQFATRPFCSLETFQRTLEQRLTAGYLQYGYSKPKIDVHQNDQISNVTIEIDVGAKFHAGRLEVTGSDHISARALEDWILNPRPKSDAIPVRAGADGKTTHWITSGGAPSMLEIPLWKPNDAVSFHPPKREECRKEILRFCHAQGFFEANVTATVREENDGTATLVVAVDDEGPRSCLEEIHIVGLKRNHPEELIEFLQLKRGMPVTKTLYAELQYKFFECGKYLEHKVKFETAGETNFSLHIEVYENELASPLNQRRSDAEEAACRLASWLNRLSEVQEDLIIESVSKPGLRMLWSIRNQVLLAEYVQRLRADAPIQYGIAVLADQSGVVFSALHRGENLIVPRFDGQVNIYATATTNRPNRHGERTKLAMGTGVHSAPAGQLPVSAVVLIPPASMISDFLKSGRNVTIQNGRVLCTDAQFHLEMEFETGRLLEYVFDNDEWGSIRISTAVDRLPSAIEEHHRRVDGFKSVFEPQHPSTSVVRFGLNLIEPLFLPTTVSRRAFSGANPFDDNDSDAEMDSIPDADALCEYWQKVGRIERGLNVARTFAKPEILQPFDLLLAELIRSIHEKNGDRFATPQENDAPYAPVLRAFEKVATMLLDRKSWGYRVTRDWSQAVNNWRSPEVKFIYTGLIADLESEKLGPLGAYYSTFIGKMTSSPQNGDMAQAALKHVTLSNVIRDANQLFTPDAPLTQILSSVMNSVADCSPEEWEDFVFTMASQEFQSFAVDAHRVCCEHKQNPQDWVSDLIERMYPDVIERALWSHFIKALPQQNQTTSTLDGREQNDVYGKPHSTTDTSPKSDGTQRETSEFTFDTLLPNRVK; encoded by the coding sequence TTGGTCTCACTGCAACTTTTCCGCGTCGCGTATCGTTTGAGAGCCTTCGCATTCATCGTCGCAATTGGAACGCAATCATGGGCCCTGGCGGATCAGCCTGCCACGGACTTCGACCGCGATGTCGGCAAGATCGAGTTCATCGGCAACACCGTTTTTTCCGCTGACGAACTTCGGCAGGCCCTATTGGATGACCCCCAAGTCCAGTTTGCAACACGACCCTTTTGTTCGCTCGAGACCTTTCAGAGAACGCTGGAACAGCGGTTGACGGCCGGTTATCTCCAATACGGTTATTCGAAACCTAAAATTGACGTTCACCAAAACGATCAAATCTCGAATGTCACCATCGAAATCGACGTCGGCGCCAAATTTCACGCGGGTCGCTTGGAAGTCACGGGGTCCGACCACATCTCGGCTCGAGCGCTCGAAGACTGGATTCTCAATCCCCGCCCCAAATCGGATGCGATCCCGGTCCGTGCCGGAGCCGATGGAAAAACGACGCACTGGATCACGAGCGGCGGTGCGCCGAGTATGCTTGAAATCCCGTTGTGGAAACCAAATGACGCTGTTTCCTTTCACCCACCGAAGCGAGAGGAATGTCGGAAGGAAATCTTGCGATTCTGCCACGCACAGGGATTTTTTGAAGCCAACGTCACCGCCACCGTCCGGGAAGAGAATGATGGAACAGCGACACTTGTTGTCGCCGTTGACGACGAAGGACCGCGATCGTGTCTTGAAGAAATCCACATCGTCGGCCTGAAACGGAACCATCCCGAAGAACTGATCGAGTTTCTGCAGCTAAAGCGGGGAATGCCAGTCACAAAAACGTTGTACGCTGAATTGCAGTACAAGTTCTTCGAGTGCGGCAAGTATCTCGAACACAAAGTGAAATTTGAAACCGCAGGGGAAACGAATTTCTCGTTGCACATTGAGGTCTACGAGAACGAACTGGCCTCGCCACTGAATCAAAGGAGGTCCGATGCCGAAGAAGCCGCTTGTCGTCTGGCGAGCTGGCTGAACCGATTGAGCGAAGTTCAGGAAGACCTGATCATCGAATCGGTATCCAAACCCGGTCTGCGCATGCTCTGGTCCATCCGCAATCAAGTGCTGTTGGCGGAATATGTTCAACGACTACGGGCCGATGCCCCCATTCAATACGGGATCGCGGTGCTGGCGGACCAATCGGGAGTTGTCTTCAGCGCACTGCATCGTGGCGAGAATCTGATCGTTCCTCGATTCGATGGCCAGGTCAACATTTACGCCACTGCGACAACGAATCGGCCGAACAGGCATGGCGAAAGAACAAAACTCGCGATGGGAACCGGTGTGCACTCCGCGCCAGCCGGACAATTGCCGGTTTCTGCCGTCGTCTTGATACCACCAGCGTCAATGATTAGCGACTTCTTGAAATCCGGTCGGAACGTCACAATTCAAAACGGTCGAGTCCTTTGTACAGACGCCCAATTTCATCTGGAGATGGAGTTCGAAACGGGAAGACTGCTGGAATACGTCTTCGACAACGATGAATGGGGATCCATCCGTATTTCAACGGCCGTCGATCGATTGCCGTCGGCGATTGAAGAACATCATCGACGCGTGGACGGATTCAAATCCGTTTTCGAACCCCAACATCCCAGTACGTCCGTCGTGCGGTTCGGCTTGAATCTGATCGAACCTCTTTTTTTGCCCACGACAGTGTCCCGAAGAGCTTTCTCTGGGGCCAACCCATTCGATGACAATGATTCCGATGCGGAGATGGATTCGATTCCCGATGCTGACGCGCTTTGCGAATATTGGCAAAAAGTCGGTCGGATCGAACGTGGACTCAATGTCGCCCGTACGTTCGCGAAACCAGAGATTCTGCAACCATTCGATCTGCTTCTGGCCGAATTGATCCGTAGCATACATGAAAAAAATGGCGACAGATTCGCGACGCCGCAGGAAAACGATGCCCCATATGCGCCCGTCCTTCGCGCGTTTGAAAAAGTCGCCACCATGTTACTCGATCGGAAAAGTTGGGGTTACCGCGTTACGCGTGACTGGAGCCAGGCCGTCAATAACTGGCGAAGTCCTGAAGTGAAATTTATCTACACCGGACTGATCGCTGATCTGGAATCCGAGAAGCTGGGGCCTCTCGGCGCGTACTATTCAACGTTCATCGGCAAGATGACGAGTTCTCCCCAAAACGGCGACATGGCGCAGGCGGCGCTCAAGCATGTGACCCTGAGCAACGTGATACGCGACGCGAATCAACTGTTCACCCCCGATGCACCACTCACACAAATCCTGTCCAGCGTCATGAATTCGGTAGCGGACTGCTCTCCAGAAGAATGGGAGGATTTCGTATTTACGATGGCCTCTCAGGAATTCCAATCATTCGCTGTCGACGCGCACCGAGTCTGTTGCGAACACAAACAGAACCCCCAGGATTGGGTTTCCGATCTGATCGAACGGATGTACCCCGATGTCATCGAACGCGCATTGTGGTCCCATTTCATCAAGGCTCTGCCTCAGCAGAACCAAACAACTTCGACGCTGGATGGCAGAGAGCAGAACGACGTGTACGGAAAACCGCATTCGACGACGGATACCTCACCTAAGAGCGACGGCACACAAAGAGAAACATCTGAATTCACTTTCGATACGCTGCTGCCCAATCGGGTGAAATGA
- a CDS encoding DUF5722 domain-containing protein: MRSILLSILGSCFASVGFAAAPNEDHFPQPPNKKGLQVQMIDDAITLGVHHAALNVDLTQLIDPTGQENGPKWTVNGKQFAFSPTQVAGIDDRVKPLSDRQMVVTLILLTYASQDEKRNQLMLHPRYAQGEKMAGPIAMFNTTTANGADALQACLEFLADRYSVDQGHGRVWGYICGNEVNSHWFWSNMGHVTPDEVITEYERAVRLIHRAVRKSSREARVYISMDHFWNERYVAGSATQCLGGREFLDRFATKVSENGNFDWHLAHHPYPEPLTDPRFWRDSLHAPHNNQAQSITFRNLDVLMEFLQLDRLMFEGRPRRVILSEQGFHCNERRPQGELEQASAYALAYKAVDKLPGIDAFILHRHTDHAQEGGLNLGLWTNRPGQICTPDRKRKMYEVFQAAGTPDEQHMFEFALPIIGAADWDEALRNLTTP, encoded by the coding sequence ATGCGGTCGATTCTGCTTTCGATTCTTGGTAGCTGTTTTGCATCAGTGGGATTCGCGGCTGCGCCCAATGAGGATCACTTTCCGCAGCCTCCCAACAAAAAAGGGCTGCAAGTTCAGATGATCGACGATGCGATCACACTCGGTGTGCATCATGCCGCACTGAACGTCGATCTCACGCAGTTGATTGACCCCACGGGTCAAGAAAATGGGCCGAAATGGACCGTCAACGGCAAGCAGTTCGCATTCTCACCCACTCAAGTGGCAGGGATTGATGACCGCGTTAAACCGCTCAGCGATCGCCAGATGGTCGTCACTCTGATACTGCTCACCTATGCGTCTCAAGACGAGAAGCGAAACCAGTTAATGCTGCATCCCCGCTATGCGCAGGGCGAAAAAATGGCGGGGCCGATTGCCATGTTCAATACGACGACCGCGAACGGAGCGGATGCTCTGCAAGCCTGCCTGGAATTTCTGGCCGACCGCTACAGTGTCGACCAGGGACATGGCCGGGTTTGGGGATACATCTGTGGAAACGAAGTGAACTCGCACTGGTTCTGGTCCAACATGGGCCACGTGACACCTGACGAGGTGATCACGGAGTACGAACGAGCCGTACGCCTAATTCATCGTGCCGTGCGAAAGTCGTCACGCGAGGCGCGCGTCTATATCTCGATGGACCACTTCTGGAATGAACGTTACGTGGCGGGGAGTGCCACGCAATGCTTGGGCGGTCGAGAGTTCCTTGATCGCTTCGCCACAAAGGTGAGCGAGAACGGCAACTTTGACTGGCATCTGGCGCACCATCCCTATCCAGAGCCGCTCACCGATCCTAGATTCTGGCGGGACAGCCTCCATGCCCCCCACAATAACCAGGCGCAATCGATCACGTTCCGCAATCTGGACGTGCTGATGGAATTTCTGCAGCTGGATCGACTGATGTTTGAAGGAAGGCCGCGGCGAGTGATCCTTTCGGAGCAAGGGTTCCACTGCAACGAACGCCGTCCACAGGGAGAACTTGAACAGGCATCCGCCTATGCCTTGGCCTACAAAGCCGTCGACAAGCTTCCCGGAATCGATGCATTTATCTTGCACCGCCACACCGACCATGCTCAGGAAGGAGGATTGAACCTGGGACTTTGGACAAACCGGCCGGGCCAGATTTGTACTCCTGATCGCAAACGAAAAATGTACGAAGTATTTCAGGCCGCCGGCACGCCGGATGAACAGCACATGTTTGAGTTTGCCTTGCCGATCATCGGTGCCGCTGATTGGGACGAAGCCCTGCGAAATCTCACGACCCCCTAG